Proteins co-encoded in one Kribbella qitaiheensis genomic window:
- the mmuM gene encoding homocysteine S-methyltransferase yields MQILDGGMSNALEDRGHDLSDALWSARLLRDAPGEIAAVHRAYYEAGATFATTASYQASVSGFGEAGVPRDEAERLIASSVAIARQVRDELAGDGVQRFVAASVGPYGAVLADGSEYRGRYGVSKAFLRDFHLPRLELLVAAGPDLLAVETIPDLEEAEALIELIDEIGFPAWVSYSVAGSLTRAEQPLADAFALAGRSTNVVAVGVNCCAPEDVQAAVELAAAVTGKPVVAYPNSGEGWDAGGRRWTGGSSDSAPLASGWSAAGAEYIGGCCRVGTEDIRTLARAITPA; encoded by the coding sequence TGCGGGACGCGCCTGGCGAGATCGCTGCCGTCCATCGCGCGTACTACGAAGCCGGCGCGACCTTCGCGACGACGGCCAGCTATCAGGCGAGTGTGTCCGGCTTCGGCGAGGCGGGCGTGCCTCGCGACGAAGCTGAGCGGCTGATCGCGTCCAGCGTTGCGATCGCCAGGCAGGTGCGCGACGAGTTGGCCGGTGACGGGGTTCAGCGGTTTGTCGCGGCTTCGGTCGGTCCGTACGGCGCGGTGCTCGCCGACGGATCGGAGTACCGGGGGCGGTACGGCGTGAGCAAGGCGTTCCTGCGCGATTTCCATCTGCCGAGGCTGGAGTTGTTGGTTGCCGCAGGCCCTGATCTGCTGGCCGTCGAGACGATCCCCGATCTCGAAGAGGCGGAGGCGCTGATCGAGTTGATCGACGAAATCGGCTTCCCTGCTTGGGTTTCGTACTCCGTGGCAGGGTCTCTGACTCGCGCCGAGCAGCCTCTTGCCGACGCGTTCGCGCTTGCTGGTCGGAGTACGAATGTTGTTGCTGTTGGCGTCAACTGTTGCGCGCCGGAAGACGTGCAGGCCGCCGTCGAACTCGCCGCCGCGGTGACCGGGAAGCCTGTCGTCGCCTACCCCAACAGTGGCGAGGGCTGGGATGCCGGAGGTCGCCGCTGGACCGGCGGCTCGTCGGACTCCGCCCCACTCGCCTCGGGCTGGTCGGCCGCAGGAGCCGAGTACATCGGCGGGTGCTGCCGGGTAGGCACCGAAGACATCCGCACCTTGGCCCGCGCGATCACCCCCGCCTGA
- a CDS encoding TetR/AcrR family transcriptional regulator, with protein MSEATTSRRARLRAETADEIKATALKALTTGGAAAISLRAIARDMGMTAGAIYSYFDTRDALITALMVDIHNSLADAETVALEGVPADDPGARLQAIALAYREWAVGNAEEFRLIYGDAVPGYEVPSEGPAREAAHRACALLTDIVALGWPAAAAAQQVNSASWSDFDPTLARLVQQSHPGLPPEAVAVSIQIWGRLHGMVTLEIYGQLSNLTVDPGKLYGNDVTALTRSLAW; from the coding sequence GTGAGTGAAGCGACGACCAGCAGACGGGCCCGGCTGCGAGCGGAGACAGCAGACGAGATCAAGGCGACCGCGCTGAAGGCGCTGACGACCGGCGGAGCGGCGGCGATCTCGCTGCGGGCGATCGCCCGGGACATGGGCATGACCGCCGGCGCGATCTACAGCTACTTCGACACCAGGGACGCGCTCATCACCGCGCTGATGGTCGATATCCACAACTCGCTCGCCGATGCGGAGACGGTCGCTCTGGAGGGTGTTCCGGCTGACGATCCCGGCGCCCGGCTTCAAGCGATCGCCCTTGCCTACCGGGAGTGGGCAGTCGGCAACGCGGAGGAGTTCCGGCTGATCTACGGCGATGCGGTGCCGGGGTACGAGGTGCCTTCGGAGGGTCCTGCTCGCGAGGCGGCCCATCGGGCGTGCGCTCTGCTCACGGACATCGTGGCCTTGGGATGGCCCGCCGCGGCGGCGGCCCAACAGGTCAACAGTGCGTCGTGGTCCGACTTCGATCCCACGCTGGCCAGGCTGGTCCAGCAGTCCCATCCGGGATTGCCGCCCGAAGCGGTGGCTGTCTCGATCCAGATCTGGGGTCGGCTGCACGGGATGGTGACGCTGGAGATCTACGGTCAGCTGTCGAACCTGACGGTCGATCCGGGCAAGCTCTACGGAAATGACGTGACGGCCCTGACCAGGTCGCTCGCCTGGTAG
- a CDS encoding PLP-dependent aminotransferase family protein yields the protein MEDTGANSVVGGPGTGADLHLDLARRRGRADLVEALHESIRTGRLAAGSRLPSSRTLAKDLGIARNTVADAYGQLVAEGWLTARQGSGTVVASRAVTSSVTKFIPTKVADDYRYDLTPGSPDVSTFPRTEWLAAARKALPSAPNDAFGYGDARGRIELRQTLADYLARARGVRADPERILVCSGYIQALNLLSDVLRVQGTTTMSVEEFGYDLHWDVIRSRGLEPVPIPVDEYGVRADLLTGQAAFLTPAHQMPTGVPLAPDRRAAAIEWARETGALLIEDDYDGEFRYDRQPVGALQALDPERVVYTGTASKSLAPGLRLAWMVLPQHLMEPVLAAKRTTDLLTATLDQLILAELIASGHYDRHVRRSRLHYRRRRDKLVELLAVRAPDVKVAGISAGLHVLLDVPGQAREMVDRAARQGLAIAALDRYRFVPDPDSRQAVIVGYGTPPDHAYSGALDLLCQVLAV from the coding sequence ATGGAAGATACAGGGGCCAATTCGGTAGTCGGTGGGCCCGGAACCGGTGCTGATCTGCACCTGGATCTGGCCCGTCGGCGCGGTCGCGCCGACCTGGTGGAGGCGCTGCACGAGTCGATCCGGACCGGCCGGCTGGCGGCCGGGAGCAGGCTGCCGTCGTCCCGCACACTCGCGAAGGACCTCGGCATCGCCCGCAACACGGTCGCCGACGCGTACGGCCAACTCGTCGCCGAAGGCTGGCTGACCGCCCGGCAGGGCTCCGGCACCGTGGTCGCGAGCCGCGCGGTGACGTCTTCGGTCACGAAATTCATCCCCACGAAGGTCGCCGACGACTACCGGTACGACCTCACGCCCGGTTCCCCGGACGTCTCCACCTTCCCGCGCACCGAGTGGCTGGCGGCCGCCCGCAAAGCGTTGCCTTCGGCACCTAACGACGCCTTCGGGTACGGCGATGCCCGCGGCCGGATCGAGTTGCGGCAGACCCTGGCCGACTACCTCGCCCGGGCGCGCGGCGTACGGGCTGATCCCGAACGGATCCTGGTCTGCTCCGGCTACATCCAGGCGCTGAACCTGCTCAGCGACGTACTGCGGGTGCAAGGCACGACGACGATGTCGGTGGAGGAGTTCGGGTACGACCTGCACTGGGATGTGATCCGCTCGCGCGGACTCGAACCGGTGCCGATCCCCGTTGACGAGTACGGCGTTCGCGCGGATCTGCTCACCGGTCAGGCCGCGTTCCTCACCCCGGCGCACCAGATGCCGACCGGCGTGCCGCTCGCGCCGGACCGCCGGGCGGCGGCGATCGAGTGGGCGCGCGAGACCGGTGCGCTGCTGATCGAGGACGACTACGACGGCGAGTTCCGGTACGACCGGCAGCCGGTCGGCGCCTTGCAGGCCTTGGATCCCGAGCGGGTCGTCTACACCGGTACTGCGAGCAAGAGTCTCGCGCCCGGGCTGCGCCTTGCCTGGATGGTGTTGCCGCAGCATCTGATGGAGCCGGTGCTCGCCGCCAAGCGGACGACCGATCTCCTGACGGCCACGCTGGACCAGCTGATCCTCGCCGAACTGATTGCCTCCGGCCACTATGACCGGCACGTGCGGCGGTCCAGATTGCACTACCGTCGTCGCCGGGACAAGCTGGTCGAGTTGCTCGCCGTACGCGCTCCGGACGTCAAGGTCGCCGGGATCTCGGCCGGTCTCCATGTGCTCCTCGACGTACCAGGTCAGGCGCGGGAGATGGTCGACCGCGCAGCCAGGCAAGGGTTGGCGATCGCGGCACTCGACCGGTATCGCTTCGTCCCCGATCCGGACAGCCGGCAGGCCGTCATCGTCGGCTACGGCACCCCACCCGATCACGCCTACAGCGGCGCACTGGACCTCCTCTGCCAGGTCCTCGCCGTCTAA
- a CDS encoding isocitrate lyase/phosphoenolpyruvate mutase family protein, with protein sequence MSTTTQRRVKIASLAPDFYKALIDLDAQSATGLDPRLADLVRIRSSQLNGCAYCLDMHTLDAKHAGDSEQRLHLVAAWREARRFYSEQEQAALALTEAITLISVDHVPDDVYAVAAAAFDDKELAQLIGLIITINAWNRVGVTGPPRARPLRPELKRSPHPGNSNLVTRTVRPPTRACRTAWLPGQRSRWSRTTDEGDLMTTAPSKAELFRAMHHGTQPLVLPNAWDPVSARVMAEAGYPAIATSSGAMARVLGYDDGQLTPAAEMLEAVARIVRAVDVPVTADLEAGYGLDPKEFAERLLATGAIGCNLEDSVDGKLVDPAEQADYLCAVRAAAGADLVINARIDNFLYGGDVADAIARGRAYRRAGADCVYPIFAPLDIFQHLANEIGGPLNAHASPNGPTASALIALGATRISYGTSLQAFTTDVLRELLPELI encoded by the coding sequence ATGAGCACAACGACACAACGCCGAGTCAAGATCGCCTCGCTGGCACCCGACTTCTACAAGGCCCTGATCGACCTGGACGCGCAGTCCGCCACCGGGCTCGACCCGCGGCTGGCCGACCTGGTCCGGATCCGCTCCTCGCAGCTGAACGGGTGCGCGTACTGCCTCGACATGCATACCCTCGACGCCAAGCACGCCGGCGACTCCGAGCAGCGGCTGCACCTGGTCGCCGCCTGGCGGGAGGCTCGCAGGTTCTACAGCGAGCAGGAGCAGGCGGCGCTCGCGCTGACCGAGGCGATCACCCTGATCAGCGTCGACCACGTCCCGGACGACGTGTACGCCGTCGCCGCCGCGGCCTTCGACGACAAGGAACTGGCCCAGCTGATCGGCCTGATCATCACCATCAACGCCTGGAACCGCGTCGGTGTCACCGGGCCGCCTCGAGCCCGGCCACTACGACCCGAGCTGAAGAGAAGCCCGCACCCCGGCAACAGCAACCTGGTAACGCGAACGGTCCGGCCGCCCACCAGGGCGTGCCGGACCGCGTGGCTTCCCGGACAACGATCGCGCTGGTCCCGAACGACTGATGAGGGTGACTTGATGACTACTGCACCGAGCAAGGCTGAACTGTTCCGGGCCATGCACCATGGGACGCAGCCGTTGGTCCTGCCGAACGCGTGGGATCCGGTGAGCGCCCGGGTGATGGCTGAAGCCGGCTACCCGGCGATCGCCACGAGCAGCGGTGCGATGGCGCGGGTCCTCGGGTACGACGACGGCCAGTTGACGCCGGCGGCCGAGATGCTCGAGGCGGTCGCGCGGATCGTGCGAGCGGTCGACGTACCGGTCACCGCCGACTTGGAAGCCGGCTACGGCCTTGACCCGAAGGAGTTCGCCGAGCGGCTCCTCGCCACCGGCGCCATCGGCTGCAACTTGGAGGACTCGGTCGACGGCAAACTCGTGGATCCTGCCGAGCAGGCCGACTACCTCTGCGCAGTACGAGCAGCCGCCGGCGCCGACCTCGTCATCAACGCACGCATCGACAACTTCCTGTACGGCGGCGACGTCGCCGACGCGATCGCCCGCGGCCGCGCCTACCGCCGAGCCGGCGCCGACTGCGTCTACCCGATCTTCGCCCCCCTCGACATCTTCCAGCACCTCGCCAACGAGATCGGCGGCCCCCTCAACGCCCACGCCAGCCCGAACGGCCCGACGGCATCAGCCTTGATCGCCCTCGGCGCCACCCGAATCTCCTACGGCACCAGCCTCCAGGCCTTCACCACCGACGTACTACGGGAGCTCCTGCCGGAGCTGATCTGA